The proteins below come from a single Leopardus geoffroyi isolate Oge1 chromosome D3, O.geoffroyi_Oge1_pat1.0, whole genome shotgun sequence genomic window:
- the TBX3 gene encoding T-box transcription factor TBX3 isoform X2 translates to MSLSMRDPVIPGTSMAYHPFLPHRAPDFAMSAVLGHQPPFFPALTLPPNGAAALSLPGALAKPIMDQLVGAAETGIPFSSLGPQAHLRPLKTMEPEEEVEDDPKVHLEAKELWDQFHKRGTEMVITKSGRRMFPPFKVRCSGLDKKAKYILLMDIIAADDCRYKFHNSRWMVAGKADPEMPKRMYIHPDSPATGEQWMSKVVTFHKLKLTNNISDKHGFTILNSMHKYQPRFHIVRANDILKLPYSTFRTYLFPETEFIAVTAYQNDKITQLKIDNNPFAKGFRDTGNGRREKRKQLTLQSMRVFDDRQKKENGTSDESSSEQAAFNCFAQSSSPAVSTVGTSNLKDLCPSEGESDAEADSKEEHGPEACDAAKITTTTSEEPCPDKGSPAVKAHLFAAEPGGRPRDSGRLDKASPDSRHSPATISSSTRGLGAEERRSPGREGAATSKAEEARALPGKEAFAPLTVQTDAAAAHLGQGPLPGLGFAPGLAGQQFFNGHPLFLHPGQFAMGGAFSSMAAGMGPLLATVSGASTGVSGLDSTAMASAAAAQGLSGASAATLPFHLQQHVLASQGLAMSPFGSLFPYPYTYMAAAAAASSAAASSSVHRHPFLNLNTMRPRLRYSPYSIPMPVPDSSGLLTTALPSMAAAAGPLDAKAAALAASPASVAVDSGSELNSRSSTLSSSSVSLSPKLCPEKEAATSELQSIQRLVSGLEAKPDRSRSGSP, encoded by the exons ATGAGCCTCTCCATGAGAGATCCGGTCATTCCTGGGACAAGCATGGCCTACCATCCGTTCCTACCTCACCGGGCGCCGGACTTCGCCATGAGCGCGGTGCTGGGTCACCAGCCGCCCTTCTTCCCCGCGCTGACGCTGCCTCCCAACGGCGCGGCGGCGCTCTCGCTGCCGGGCGCCCTGGCCAAGCCGATCATGGATCAATTGGTGGGGGCGGCCGAGACCGGCATCCCTTTCTCGTCCCTGGGGCCCCAGGCGCATCTGAGGCCTCTGAAGACCATGGAGCCCGAAGAAGAGGTGGAGGATGACCCCAAGGTGCACCTCGAGGCCAAAGAACTTTGGGATCAGTTCCACAAGCGGGGCACCGAGATGGTCATTACCAAGTCGGGAAG GCGAATGTTTCCTCCATTTAAAGTAAGATGTTCTGGGCTGGATAAAAAAGCCAAATAtattctattgatggacattatAGCTGCTGATGACTGTCGATATAAATTCCATAATTCTCGGTGGATGGTGGCTGGTAAGGCTGACCCTGAAATGCCAAAGAGAATGTACATTCACCCAGACAGCCCGGCTACCGGGGAACAGTGGATGTCCAAAGTTGTCACTTTCCACAAACTGAAACTCACCAACAACATTTCGGACAAACACGGATTT acCATATTGAATTCCATGCACAAATACCAGCCACGGTTCCACATTGTGAGGGCCAATGACATCTTGAAACTTCCTTATAGTACATTTCGGACATACTTGTTCCCCGAAACTGAGTTCATCGCCGTGACAGCATACCAGAATGACAAG ATAACTCAGTTAAAAATAGACAACAACCCTTTTGCAAAAGGTTTCCGGGACACTGGAAATGGCAGGAGAGAAAAAAG AAAACAGCTCACCCTGCAGTCTATGAGGGTGTTCGATGACAGACAGAAGAAGGAGAATGGGACCTCAGATGAGTCCTCAAGCGAACAGGCAGCCTTTAACTGCTTTGCTCAGTCCTCGTCTCCAGCTGTCTCCACCGTAGGGACATCGAACCTCAAAG ATCTGTGTCCCAGCGAGGGGGAGAGCGACGCCGAGGCCGACAGCAAAGAGGAGCACGGCCCGGAGGCCTGCGACGCGGCCAAGATCACCACCACCACGTCGGAGGAGCCGTGCCCCGACAAGGGCAGCCCCGCGGTCAAGGCGCACCTCTTCGCCGCCGAGCCCGGCGGCCGGCCCCGGGACAGCGGGCGGCTGGACAAGGCGTCGCCCGACTCGCGCCACAGCCCGGCCACCATCTCGTCCAGCACCCGCGGCCTGGGCGCCGAGGAGCGCCGGAGCCCGGGCCGCGAGGGCGCGGCCACGTCCAAGGCCGAGGAGGCGCGCGCGCTGCCGGGCAAGGAGGCCTTCGCGCCGCTCACGGTGCAGACGGACGCGGCCGCCGCGCACCTGGGCCAGGGCCCCCTGCCCGGCCTCGGCTTCGCCCCCGGGCTGGCGGGTCAGCAGTTCTTCAACGGGCACCCGCTCTTCCTGCACCCCGGCCAGTTCGCCATGGGGGGCGCCTTCTCCAGCATGGCGGCCGGCATGGGGCCCCTGCTGGCCACCGTGTCCGGGGCCTCCACCGGCGTCTCGGGCCTGGATTCCACCGCCATGGCCTCCGCGGCCGCGGCGCAGGGACTGTCGGGGGCGTCGGCGGCCACCCTGCCCTTCCACCTCCAGCAGCACGTCCTGGCCTCGCAG GGCCTGGCCATGTCGCCTTTCGGAAGCCTGTTCCCTTACCCCTACACGTACATGGCCGCGGCGGCGGCCGCGTCTTCGGCCGCGGCCTCCAGCTCGGTGCACCGACACCCCTTCCTCAACCTGAACACCATGCGCCCGCGGCTGCGCTACAGCCCCTACTCCATCCCCATGCCGGTCCCGGACAGCAGCGGCCTGCTCACCACCGCCCTGCCGTCCATGGCCGCGGCCGCGGGGCCCCTGGACGCCAAAGCTGCCGCGCTGGCCGCCAGCCCGGCCTCGGTGGCCGTGGACTCAGGCTCGGAACTCAACAGCCGCTCCTCCACGCTCTCCTCCAGCTCTGTGTCCTTGTCGCCCAAACTCTGCCCGGAGAAGGAGGCGGCCACCAGCGAACTGCAGAGCATTCAGCGGTTGGTCAGCGGCTTGGAGGCCAAGCCGGACAGGTCCCGCAGCGGGTCCCCGTAA
- the TBX3 gene encoding T-box transcription factor TBX3 isoform X1: protein MSLSMRDPVIPGTSMAYHPFLPHRAPDFAMSAVLGHQPPFFPALTLPPNGAAALSLPGALAKPIMDQLVGAAETGIPFSSLGPQAHLRPLKTMEPEEEVEDDPKVHLEAKELWDQFHKRGTEMVITKSGRRMFPPFKVRCSGLDKKAKYILLMDIIAADDCRYKFHNSRWMVAGKADPEMPKRMYIHPDSPATGEQWMSKVVTFHKLKLTNNISDKHGFTLAFPSDHATWQGNYSFGTQTILNSMHKYQPRFHIVRANDILKLPYSTFRTYLFPETEFIAVTAYQNDKITQLKIDNNPFAKGFRDTGNGRREKRKQLTLQSMRVFDDRQKKENGTSDESSSEQAAFNCFAQSSSPAVSTVGTSNLKDLCPSEGESDAEADSKEEHGPEACDAAKITTTTSEEPCPDKGSPAVKAHLFAAEPGGRPRDSGRLDKASPDSRHSPATISSSTRGLGAEERRSPGREGAATSKAEEARALPGKEAFAPLTVQTDAAAAHLGQGPLPGLGFAPGLAGQQFFNGHPLFLHPGQFAMGGAFSSMAAGMGPLLATVSGASTGVSGLDSTAMASAAAAQGLSGASAATLPFHLQQHVLASQGLAMSPFGSLFPYPYTYMAAAAAASSAAASSSVHRHPFLNLNTMRPRLRYSPYSIPMPVPDSSGLLTTALPSMAAAAGPLDAKAAALAASPASVAVDSGSELNSRSSTLSSSSVSLSPKLCPEKEAATSELQSIQRLVSGLEAKPDRSRSGSP, encoded by the exons ATGAGCCTCTCCATGAGAGATCCGGTCATTCCTGGGACAAGCATGGCCTACCATCCGTTCCTACCTCACCGGGCGCCGGACTTCGCCATGAGCGCGGTGCTGGGTCACCAGCCGCCCTTCTTCCCCGCGCTGACGCTGCCTCCCAACGGCGCGGCGGCGCTCTCGCTGCCGGGCGCCCTGGCCAAGCCGATCATGGATCAATTGGTGGGGGCGGCCGAGACCGGCATCCCTTTCTCGTCCCTGGGGCCCCAGGCGCATCTGAGGCCTCTGAAGACCATGGAGCCCGAAGAAGAGGTGGAGGATGACCCCAAGGTGCACCTCGAGGCCAAAGAACTTTGGGATCAGTTCCACAAGCGGGGCACCGAGATGGTCATTACCAAGTCGGGAAG GCGAATGTTTCCTCCATTTAAAGTAAGATGTTCTGGGCTGGATAAAAAAGCCAAATAtattctattgatggacattatAGCTGCTGATGACTGTCGATATAAATTCCATAATTCTCGGTGGATGGTGGCTGGTAAGGCTGACCCTGAAATGCCAAAGAGAATGTACATTCACCCAGACAGCCCGGCTACCGGGGAACAGTGGATGTCCAAAGTTGTCACTTTCCACAAACTGAAACTCACCAACAACATTTCGGACAAACACGGATTT ACTTTGGCCTTCCCAAGTGATCACGCAACGTGGCAGGGGAATTATAGTTTTGGTACTCAG acCATATTGAATTCCATGCACAAATACCAGCCACGGTTCCACATTGTGAGGGCCAATGACATCTTGAAACTTCCTTATAGTACATTTCGGACATACTTGTTCCCCGAAACTGAGTTCATCGCCGTGACAGCATACCAGAATGACAAG ATAACTCAGTTAAAAATAGACAACAACCCTTTTGCAAAAGGTTTCCGGGACACTGGAAATGGCAGGAGAGAAAAAAG AAAACAGCTCACCCTGCAGTCTATGAGGGTGTTCGATGACAGACAGAAGAAGGAGAATGGGACCTCAGATGAGTCCTCAAGCGAACAGGCAGCCTTTAACTGCTTTGCTCAGTCCTCGTCTCCAGCTGTCTCCACCGTAGGGACATCGAACCTCAAAG ATCTGTGTCCCAGCGAGGGGGAGAGCGACGCCGAGGCCGACAGCAAAGAGGAGCACGGCCCGGAGGCCTGCGACGCGGCCAAGATCACCACCACCACGTCGGAGGAGCCGTGCCCCGACAAGGGCAGCCCCGCGGTCAAGGCGCACCTCTTCGCCGCCGAGCCCGGCGGCCGGCCCCGGGACAGCGGGCGGCTGGACAAGGCGTCGCCCGACTCGCGCCACAGCCCGGCCACCATCTCGTCCAGCACCCGCGGCCTGGGCGCCGAGGAGCGCCGGAGCCCGGGCCGCGAGGGCGCGGCCACGTCCAAGGCCGAGGAGGCGCGCGCGCTGCCGGGCAAGGAGGCCTTCGCGCCGCTCACGGTGCAGACGGACGCGGCCGCCGCGCACCTGGGCCAGGGCCCCCTGCCCGGCCTCGGCTTCGCCCCCGGGCTGGCGGGTCAGCAGTTCTTCAACGGGCACCCGCTCTTCCTGCACCCCGGCCAGTTCGCCATGGGGGGCGCCTTCTCCAGCATGGCGGCCGGCATGGGGCCCCTGCTGGCCACCGTGTCCGGGGCCTCCACCGGCGTCTCGGGCCTGGATTCCACCGCCATGGCCTCCGCGGCCGCGGCGCAGGGACTGTCGGGGGCGTCGGCGGCCACCCTGCCCTTCCACCTCCAGCAGCACGTCCTGGCCTCGCAG GGCCTGGCCATGTCGCCTTTCGGAAGCCTGTTCCCTTACCCCTACACGTACATGGCCGCGGCGGCGGCCGCGTCTTCGGCCGCGGCCTCCAGCTCGGTGCACCGACACCCCTTCCTCAACCTGAACACCATGCGCCCGCGGCTGCGCTACAGCCCCTACTCCATCCCCATGCCGGTCCCGGACAGCAGCGGCCTGCTCACCACCGCCCTGCCGTCCATGGCCGCGGCCGCGGGGCCCCTGGACGCCAAAGCTGCCGCGCTGGCCGCCAGCCCGGCCTCGGTGGCCGTGGACTCAGGCTCGGAACTCAACAGCCGCTCCTCCACGCTCTCCTCCAGCTCTGTGTCCTTGTCGCCCAAACTCTGCCCGGAGAAGGAGGCGGCCACCAGCGAACTGCAGAGCATTCAGCGGTTGGTCAGCGGCTTGGAGGCCAAGCCGGACAGGTCCCGCAGCGGGTCCCCGTAA